A window from Streptomyces subrutilus encodes these proteins:
- a CDS encoding PTS sugar transporter subunit IIA: protein MTSVTSPLAGQAIGLAAVPDPVFSGAMVGPGTAIDPVREPSEAVSPVDGVVVSLHPHAYVVVDAEGHGVLTHLGIDTVQLNGEGFELLVNKGDTVTRGQAVIRWNPAAVEAAGKSPVCPVVALEATPDALSDVVESGDVKAHDVLFGWQ, encoded by the coding sequence ATGACCAGCGTGACGTCCCCACTTGCCGGGCAGGCCATCGGACTCGCGGCAGTGCCCGATCCGGTGTTCTCCGGCGCGATGGTGGGACCGGGCACCGCCATCGATCCCGTGCGCGAGCCCTCGGAGGCGGTGTCCCCCGTCGACGGTGTGGTCGTCTCCCTGCACCCGCACGCGTACGTCGTCGTGGACGCTGAGGGCCACGGCGTCCTCACCCACCTCGGGATCGACACCGTCCAGCTCAACGGCGAGGGCTTCGAGCTCCTCGTCAACAAGGGCGACACCGTGACCCGCGGTCAGGCCGTCATCCGTTGGAACCCCGCCGCGGTCGAGGCCGCCGGCAAGTCCCCCGTCTGCCCGGTCGTGGCACTGGAGGCGACGCCCGACGCGCTGTCCGACGTCGTCGAGTCGGGCGACGTGAAGGCCCACGACGTTCTCTTCGGCTGGCAGTGA
- a CDS encoding CDP-alcohol phosphatidyltransferase family protein — protein MEVQETRVQTDRIFTIPNILSMARLAGVPLFLWLILAKHDGWALAVLMLSGISDYLDGKLARRWNQISNLGRLLDPAADRLYILSTLFGLTYRELLPLWLTGALLARELMLLVMVWILRRHGYPPPQVNFLGKAATFNLMYAFPLLLLSDGTGWLAWMGAVFGWAFAGWGTTLYWWAGVLYVVQVRRLVKADATAD, from the coding sequence GTGGAGGTCCAGGAGACTCGGGTTCAGACCGACCGAATTTTCACCATTCCCAACATCCTGAGCATGGCCCGGCTGGCCGGCGTACCCCTGTTCCTGTGGCTGATTCTGGCCAAGCACGACGGGTGGGCCCTGGCCGTCCTCATGCTCAGCGGGATCAGTGACTACCTGGACGGGAAGCTCGCGCGCCGCTGGAATCAGATCAGCAACCTCGGCCGGCTGCTGGACCCGGCCGCGGACAGGCTGTACATCCTGTCCACGCTCTTCGGGCTGACCTACCGGGAGCTTTTGCCGCTGTGGCTCACCGGCGCGCTCCTGGCCCGTGAGCTGATGCTGCTGGTCATGGTGTGGATCCTGCGCCGACACGGCTATCCGCCGCCCCAGGTCAACTTCCTCGGGAAGGCCGCCACCTTCAACCTGATGTACGCCTTCCCCCTGCTGCTGCTCAGTGACGGCACGGGTTGGTTGGCCTGGATGGGCGCAGTTTTCGGATGGGCGTTCGCCGGATGGGGTACAACCCTGTATTGGTGGGCAGGAGTGCTGTACGTGGTACAGGTCCGCCGTCTCGTGAAGGCGGACGCCACGGCCGATTGA